The proteins below are encoded in one region of Amycolatopsis magusensis:
- the hemG gene encoding protoporphyrinogen oxidase, translating to MVTRIAVVGGGVSGLVSAYRLHRLLGADAELTVFESTGATGGKLRTGTLAGRPFDLGAEAFLARRPEAIALVRELGLDDELVHPTGARATVRAGAQARQLPPGTVMGVPASADAVAGVLSPDGLAQVAAEASLPPVDLPSKDVPLGGLLRSRFGDELVDRLVDPLLGGVYAGGADGLGLRATMPGLASALDRGATSLTAAAASLVPASPSSAPVFATLRGGLGALVERLAAASGAEIRTGTTVRELHRRDGGWRLVVGAAAAAHAPEESTVDFDAVLLAVPAPAARRLLAEVAPAASAAFAQVELASMAVIGLALPPGTELPDASGVLVGASEQRDDGRPFAVKAFTFSARKWAHHTGEGAPVLLRGSVGRFGEPGALHADDGELVRLVLDDLAELTGVRAEPVDTVVTRWGGGLPQYGPGHTGLVEAIGRAVAEVPGLDVAGATLHGVGIPACVATADAAATRLAEFAKMDAWRG from the coding sequence GTGGTCACCAGGATCGCGGTGGTCGGGGGTGGCGTCTCCGGCCTGGTCTCGGCCTACCGGCTGCACCGCCTGCTCGGTGCGGACGCCGAGCTGACCGTCTTCGAGTCGACCGGCGCGACCGGCGGCAAGCTGCGCACCGGCACGCTGGCGGGACGGCCGTTCGACCTCGGCGCCGAAGCCTTCCTCGCTCGCCGTCCCGAGGCCATCGCCCTGGTGCGGGAGCTCGGCCTGGACGACGAGTTGGTGCACCCGACCGGCGCGCGGGCGACCGTGCGGGCCGGTGCGCAGGCCCGTCAGCTGCCACCCGGCACGGTCATGGGCGTGCCCGCCAGTGCCGACGCGGTGGCCGGTGTGCTCTCCCCGGACGGGCTCGCGCAGGTCGCCGCCGAAGCATCGCTGCCGCCGGTCGACCTGCCGTCGAAGGATGTGCCGCTCGGCGGGTTGCTGCGCTCCCGGTTCGGCGACGAGCTGGTGGACCGCCTGGTCGACCCGCTGCTCGGCGGGGTCTACGCCGGGGGAGCGGACGGACTCGGGCTGCGGGCCACCATGCCCGGACTGGCCAGTGCGCTCGACCGCGGTGCCACCTCGCTGACCGCGGCAGCCGCGTCGCTGGTGCCCGCTTCCCCGAGCAGCGCTCCGGTGTTCGCCACGCTCCGCGGCGGGCTCGGTGCCCTGGTCGAGCGGCTGGCCGCGGCTTCCGGCGCCGAGATCCGCACCGGGACCACCGTTCGCGAACTGCACCGCCGGGACGGTGGCTGGCGCCTGGTCGTCGGTGCCGCCGCGGCCGCCCACGCCCCCGAGGAGTCCACTGTGGACTTCGACGCGGTGCTGCTCGCCGTGCCGGCCCCGGCCGCGCGGCGGTTGCTGGCCGAGGTCGCTCCGGCGGCGTCGGCGGCCTTCGCGCAGGTGGAACTCGCGTCGATGGCGGTGATCGGGCTGGCGCTGCCGCCGGGCACCGAACTGCCGGACGCCTCCGGGGTGCTGGTCGGGGCGTCGGAACAGCGTGACGACGGCAGGCCGTTCGCGGTCAAGGCGTTCACCTTCTCGGCCAGGAAGTGGGCGCACCACACCGGCGAGGGAGCACCGGTGCTGCTGCGCGGCTCGGTCGGCCGGTTCGGTGAGCCGGGCGCGCTGCACGCCGACGACGGCGAGCTCGTGCGGCTGGTGCTCGACGACCTCGCCGAACTGACCGGGGTGCGGGCCGAGCCGGTCGACACCGTGGTCACGCGCTGGGGTGGTGGCCTGCCGCAGTACGGCCCCGGGCACACCGGACTGGTCGAGGCGATCGGCCGGGCGGTGGCCGAGGTGCCCGGCCTGGACGTGGCGGGCGCCACGCTGCACGGCGTCGGCATCCCCGCCTGCGTGGCCACCGCGGACGCCGCCGCCACCAGGCTCGCGGAGTTTGCGAAGATGGACGCATGGCGCGGCTGA
- the hemQ gene encoding hydrogen peroxide-dependent heme synthase, with amino-acid sequence MARLNYNELNDTIRYTAWSVFRAEPGRLPEDRGPAARETTEFLDGLESKGVVVRGVYDVAGLRADADFMIWWHAEEIEQVQAAYTGFRRTPLGRASVPVWSQVALHRPAEFNRSHIPAFLAGEDPRKFICVYPFVRSYEWYLLPDEERRKMLADHGKEARDYPDVRANTVASFALGDYEWILAFEADELHRIVDLMRHLRGTEARLHVREEIPFYTGTRVPPAELVLNLP; translated from the coding sequence ATGGCGCGGCTGAACTACAACGAGCTCAACGACACCATTCGCTACACCGCATGGTCGGTGTTCCGGGCCGAACCGGGCCGGCTGCCCGAGGACCGCGGCCCCGCCGCGCGTGAGACCACCGAGTTCCTCGACGGTCTCGAGAGCAAGGGCGTGGTGGTGCGCGGGGTCTACGACGTCGCCGGCCTGCGTGCCGACGCCGACTTCATGATCTGGTGGCACGCCGAGGAGATCGAGCAGGTCCAGGCGGCCTACACCGGTTTCCGGCGGACCCCGCTCGGGCGCGCTTCGGTGCCGGTGTGGAGCCAGGTCGCGCTGCACCGGCCCGCGGAGTTCAACCGGAGCCACATCCCGGCGTTCCTGGCCGGGGAGGACCCGCGCAAGTTCATCTGCGTGTACCCGTTCGTGCGGTCGTACGAGTGGTACCTGCTGCCGGACGAGGAGCGCCGCAAGATGCTCGCCGACCACGGCAAGGAGGCGCGGGACTACCCGGACGTGCGCGCGAACACCGTCGCTTCGTTCGCACTGGGCGACTACGAATGGATCCTGGCCTTCGAAGCGGACGAACTGCACCGGATCGTCGACCTGATGCGGCACCTGCGCGGCACCGAAGCCCGGCTGCACGTGCGGGAGGAGATCCCCTTCTACACCGGCACCCGCGTGCCCCCCGCCGAACTGGTCCTCAACCTGCCGTAA
- a CDS encoding CoA transferase codes for MEAEIAAVWRQVSGETLPSGAIGVTGSESVLPGPFRVAAAAAASIGVATHAAAELLRFRGIEAPPVEVDLRHAAAAFHSERHLRVDGQVPGEPWAPLTGDYLATDGWVRLHCNYPRHVSAVCWGLGTAATREAVTEAVAKRRAREVQEAVVAAGGAAALMRTREDWLSHPQGEAVAGQPLVDLRQTGDAPPKRLFESHRPLGGVRVLELTHVIAGPVAGRVLAAHGADVLHLGAAHLPRLDPLWMDTGLGKRSAFTDLTQDAGRARLRKLLTKADVFVQSFRPGALARWGFSPEELADEFPGLITLDLSAYGTHGPWRTRRGFDSLVQMASGIAAHAGLDQPRPLPAQALDHATGWLAAATVMTALRRAAADGGGWRGQVALAHTAEWLESLGRREDTTTGYEAGDLLAKLPSPYGELTYVPVPGAAPQWTEGTRLPGTDRPSW; via the coding sequence ATCGAAGCAGAGATCGCCGCGGTGTGGCGGCAGGTGAGCGGGGAAACCCTCCCGTCCGGGGCGATCGGGGTGACGGGGTCGGAGTCCGTGTTGCCCGGGCCGTTCCGGGTGGCGGCGGCCGCGGCGGCGAGCATCGGGGTCGCCACCCACGCGGCTGCCGAGTTGCTCCGTTTCCGGGGGATCGAGGCCCCGCCGGTGGAAGTGGACCTGCGGCACGCGGCGGCGGCCTTCCACAGTGAGCGCCACCTGCGCGTCGACGGCCAGGTGCCGGGCGAGCCCTGGGCGCCGCTGACCGGCGACTACCTCGCCACCGACGGCTGGGTCCGCCTCCACTGCAACTACCCGCGCCACGTCTCCGCCGTCTGCTGGGGGCTCGGCACCGCCGCCACCCGCGAAGCCGTCACCGAGGCCGTCGCCAAGCGCCGGGCTCGCGAGGTGCAGGAGGCCGTGGTCGCCGCCGGGGGCGCCGCCGCGTTGATGCGCACCCGTGAGGACTGGCTCAGCCACCCGCAGGGCGAGGCGGTCGCCGGGCAGCCGCTGGTCGACCTGCGCCAGACCGGCGACGCCCCGCCCAAGCGGCTCTTCGAGTCGCACCGGCCGCTCGGCGGGGTGCGCGTGCTCGAACTGACCCACGTCATCGCCGGTCCGGTGGCCGGCCGGGTGCTCGCCGCCCACGGCGCCGACGTGCTCCACCTCGGCGCGGCGCACCTGCCCCGGCTCGATCCACTGTGGATGGACACCGGGCTGGGCAAGCGGTCCGCCTTCACCGACCTCACCCAGGACGCCGGACGCGCCCGCCTGCGCAAGCTGCTGACCAAGGCCGACGTGTTCGTCCAGTCGTTCCGGCCAGGAGCACTGGCCCGCTGGGGTTTCTCACCCGAGGAACTGGCCGACGAGTTCCCCGGCCTGATCACCCTCGACCTCTCCGCATACGGCACGCACGGACCCTGGCGCACCCGGCGCGGGTTCGACAGCCTGGTGCAGATGGCCAGTGGCATCGCCGCGCACGCCGGGCTCGACCAGCCCCGGCCGCTGCCCGCGCAGGCGCTCGACCACGCCACCGGCTGGCTGGCCGCCGCGACGGTGATGACCGCCCTGCGCCGCGCGGCTGCCGACGGTGGTGGCTGGCGCGGTCAGGTGGCGCTGGCGCACACCGCCGAGTGGCTGGAGTCGCTGGGCCGCCGGGAGGACACCACCACCGGCTACGAGGCCGGCGACCTGCTGGCGAAACTGCCCAGCCCGTACGGCGAACTCACCTACGTCCCGGTGCCCGGTGCCGCTCCACAGTGGACGGAAGGGACCCGGCTACCGGGAACCGATCGCCCGTCGTGGTGA
- a CDS encoding DUF692 domain-containing protein translates to MAELPRFGVGIGWRPELDLSVPRLPGVDWVEVVAENLRPDALPASLIALRDRGMPVLPHAVSLSLGGAEELDTARVEHLAELADVLGAPVASDHVCFVRAGGLDAGHLIPLPRTREALDVLVDNVKLAQSILGVPFALENIAALLEWPDPELSEARFLTELTERTGCLLIVDVANLYANARNLGGDPVSFLDEIPLERLAYVHVAGGEEHHGVYHDTHAHAVPPQVLELLGELRSRVDPPGVLLERDDAYPTDAELAAELAAIRAVVEA, encoded by the coding sequence GTGGCTGAGCTGCCCCGGTTCGGGGTCGGCATCGGCTGGCGGCCCGAACTTGACCTCTCGGTACCGCGCCTGCCCGGCGTCGACTGGGTCGAGGTGGTCGCGGAGAACCTGCGGCCCGACGCACTGCCCGCTTCGCTGATCGCGCTGCGCGACCGCGGTATGCCGGTGCTGCCGCACGCGGTGTCGCTTTCCCTGGGTGGCGCCGAAGAACTGGACACCGCGCGCGTCGAGCACCTGGCCGAGCTGGCCGACGTACTCGGCGCGCCGGTGGCGAGCGACCACGTGTGCTTCGTGCGCGCGGGCGGGCTGGACGCCGGGCACCTCATCCCGCTCCCCCGCACCCGCGAGGCGCTGGACGTGCTGGTGGACAACGTGAAGCTGGCGCAGTCGATCCTCGGGGTGCCGTTCGCGCTGGAGAACATCGCCGCGTTGCTGGAATGGCCCGATCCCGAATTGAGCGAGGCGCGGTTCCTGACCGAGCTCACCGAGCGCACCGGCTGCCTGCTGATCGTGGACGTGGCCAACCTCTACGCCAACGCGCGCAACCTCGGCGGCGATCCGGTGTCCTTTTTGGACGAGATCCCGCTGGAGCGGCTGGCCTACGTGCACGTGGCGGGCGGCGAGGAGCACCACGGCGTCTACCACGACACGCACGCGCACGCGGTGCCGCCGCAGGTGCTCGAGCTGCTCGGTGAGCTGCGGTCCCGGGTGGACCCGCCGGGGGTGCTGCTGGAACGGGACGACGCCTACCCCACCGACGCCGAGCTGGCCGCCGAACTGGCGGCGATCCGCGCGGTGGTCGAGGCGTGA
- a CDS encoding TIGR04222 domain-containing membrane protein, with the protein MMEEPWGISGPMFIGLYVCLLIAPLVVAVLGRMALAAAGSHSADSYRPGNVYEVAYLAGGADRVTETAVASLLERGTFRADSTGQVHGTGAVPDDAVERAVHHIVQRRGSVKMPGLRKEMRSADVIRGMEQHLARAGLIRPVRGRARLRRLVHLLYLAVLATGVARLVNGISLDRPVGVLIFLVILAAVATLIATAVARSTPRGRPTAQGSVQLASARNWQSRQQAATAGGAPPRSSSALPMLAGAAGAVAIGGMMMYPDEEMRTALAAPSSGGSSGGDGGGGSCGGGGGGCGGCGGCGG; encoded by the coding sequence ATGATGGAGGAACCCTGGGGCATCTCGGGTCCGATGTTCATCGGGCTGTACGTGTGCCTGCTGATCGCGCCACTGGTGGTGGCGGTACTGGGCCGGATGGCGCTCGCCGCCGCCGGGAGCCACTCGGCGGATTCGTACCGTCCGGGGAACGTCTACGAGGTGGCTTACCTGGCAGGCGGGGCCGACCGGGTCACCGAGACCGCGGTGGCGTCGCTGCTCGAACGCGGCACGTTCCGCGCGGACAGCACCGGTCAGGTGCACGGCACCGGTGCCGTGCCCGACGACGCGGTGGAACGGGCCGTGCACCACATCGTGCAGCGCCGGGGCAGTGTGAAGATGCCCGGCCTGCGCAAGGAGATGCGCTCGGCGGACGTCATCCGCGGGATGGAACAGCACCTGGCACGTGCCGGGCTGATCCGGCCCGTGCGGGGCCGGGCCCGGCTGCGGCGTCTGGTGCACCTGCTCTACCTGGCCGTGCTGGCGACCGGGGTGGCGCGCCTGGTCAACGGCATCTCGCTGGACCGGCCGGTCGGTGTGCTGATCTTCCTGGTGATCCTGGCCGCGGTGGCGACCTTGATCGCGACCGCGGTGGCCCGCTCGACGCCACGCGGCCGGCCGACGGCACAGGGTTCGGTGCAACTGGCCAGCGCCCGGAACTGGCAGTCGCGGCAGCAGGCCGCGACGGCCGGTGGTGCGCCCCCGCGCAGTTCGTCGGCGTTGCCGATGCTCGCCGGTGCCGCGGGCGCGGTGGCGATCGGCGGCATGATGATGTATCCGGACGAGGAGATGCGGACCGCGCTCGCGGCGCCGAGTTCCGGTGGCTCGTCCGGCGGTGACGGTGGCGGCGGGTCCTGCGGTGGCGGGGGCGGCGGCTGCGGTGGGTGCGGGGGTTGTGGTGGCTGA
- a CDS encoding TIGR04222 domain-containing membrane protein has product MDETWGLTGSGFLGLYLALLVAPVLLGVLVTLGFRQVRRFHSAADDSPLPSDYHVAYLARGPLRAVETAIAALVDRGSLRAESAGRLSSIGGEPEDDLERVIFETGYLGTTANDAAVAALKSPELTEIRRDLELRRLIEPELPTHVIWLGVTVSYGLVTLFGLVRWFAVVTTSTPIGFLSFLIFVAAGATAAALAPARRRPRLRRTALGKQVLRASRQTLTGATREVALNGGLGAYPDPEISPALELKFDRSRRRHPGTSSAGVIAGTLLAGSLVTGAPGESGDGGGCGSGCGGGCGGGGGGG; this is encoded by the coding sequence ATGGACGAAACCTGGGGCCTGACCGGGTCCGGTTTTCTCGGGCTGTACCTGGCGCTGCTGGTGGCGCCCGTACTGCTGGGCGTGCTGGTCACGCTGGGCTTCCGGCAGGTGCGCCGCTTCCACTCCGCGGCGGACGATTCCCCGTTGCCGAGCGACTACCACGTGGCCTACCTCGCGCGCGGGCCGCTGCGCGCGGTCGAAACGGCCATCGCGGCGCTGGTCGACCGCGGCAGCCTGCGTGCCGAATCCGCGGGACGCCTGTCGTCGATCGGCGGTGAACCGGAGGACGACCTCGAGCGGGTCATCTTCGAGACCGGGTACCTCGGCACCACCGCGAACGACGCCGCGGTCGCCGCGCTGAAGTCGCCGGAACTCACGGAGATCCGCCGCGACCTCGAACTGCGGCGCCTGATCGAGCCGGAACTGCCCACACACGTGATCTGGCTGGGTGTGACCGTGAGCTACGGCCTGGTCACCCTGTTCGGCCTGGTGCGGTGGTTCGCGGTGGTCACCACGAGCACGCCGATCGGCTTCCTCAGCTTCCTGATCTTCGTCGCGGCCGGCGCCACCGCCGCCGCGCTGGCCCCCGCCCGGCGGCGGCCGAGGTTGCGCCGGACCGCGCTGGGCAAGCAGGTGCTGCGCGCGTCCCGGCAGACGCTGACCGGGGCGACCCGCGAGGTCGCGCTGAACGGTGGCCTGGGCGCCTACCCCGATCCGGAGATCTCCCCGGCGCTGGAGCTGAAGTTCGACCGCTCGCGCCGGCGTCACCCGGGGACCAGCAGCGCCGGTGTGATCGCCGGGACGCTGCTCGCCGGCTCCCTCGTCACCGGGGCGCCGGGCGAGAGCGGGGACGGCGGCGGCTGCGGTTCGGGCTGCGGCGGTGGGTGCGGGGGCGGCGGAGGCGGCGGCTGA
- a CDS encoding TIGR04222 domain-containing membrane protein, which yields MGDPWGLSGPAFLGIYAGCLLVPAIVLVAGLFRNHSSGGKAWQGPLDLYQYAFLRTGPRRAGEVALARLLERGLLRADSSGTLHHTSGAGENQLERHLIASVTGVAGRSARALVDNVCESGAMRALRDDLIAKGLLVDEKRWRKLCVTALALFCAVVALGLVRFAVGVGGGFPVEYLTLLLVVAIGGVITTSILLRWGQQRPTKEGARARAAGYPGAAGLVAQYGLSAYPDREIRTALLFGMTPPSRSGARRRNSSYGSGAVVGGCSSAGGSGCSSSPGGSGCGGGSSSCGGGGGCGGGGGGG from the coding sequence ATGGGTGACCCGTGGGGACTGTCCGGTCCCGCGTTCCTCGGCATCTACGCCGGGTGCCTGCTGGTGCCCGCGATCGTGCTGGTGGCCGGGCTGTTCCGGAACCATTCGTCCGGCGGCAAGGCGTGGCAAGGGCCGCTCGACCTCTACCAGTACGCCTTCTTGCGCACAGGGCCGCGCCGCGCCGGTGAGGTGGCGCTGGCCAGGCTGCTCGAACGCGGGCTGCTGCGGGCCGACTCCTCCGGCACCCTGCACCACACCAGCGGTGCCGGGGAGAACCAGCTGGAACGGCACCTGATCGCGAGCGTCACCGGTGTGGCCGGGCGGTCCGCCAGGGCGCTGGTCGACAACGTCTGCGAGTCCGGGGCCATGCGTGCCCTCCGGGACGACCTGATCGCCAAGGGCCTGCTGGTGGACGAAAAGCGCTGGCGCAAGCTGTGCGTCACCGCGCTCGCCTTGTTCTGCGCGGTGGTGGCGCTCGGCCTGGTCCGGTTCGCCGTCGGGGTGGGCGGCGGCTTCCCGGTCGAGTACCTGACACTCCTGCTCGTGGTGGCCATCGGCGGTGTCATCACCACGTCGATACTGCTGAGGTGGGGCCAGCAGCGGCCCACGAAGGAAGGCGCGCGAGCGCGAGCCGCGGGATACCCCGGCGCGGCGGGACTCGTGGCCCAGTACGGTCTTTCGGCGTACCCGGACCGCGAAATCCGGACCGCGCTGCTGTTCGGCATGACCCCGCCCTCGCGTTCCGGCGCCCGGCGGCGGAATTCGTCGTACGGGAGTGGCGCCGTGGTGGGTGGTTGCTCGTCGGCGGGCGGCAGCGGATGCTCGTCCTCGCCGGGTGGCAGCGGTTGTGGTGGCGGGAGCAGCAGTTGCGGCGGGGGCGGCGGCTGCGGTGGTGGTGGCGGAGGAGGCTGA
- the msrB gene encoding peptide-methionine (R)-S-oxide reductase MsrB: MKPVVGATPRVVKSEQEWREQLGPEEYAVLREAGTERPFTGEYTDTQSTGVYECRACGAELFRSDTKFESHCGWPSFYDPADSDAVLLREDRTMGMVRIEVLCASCHSHLGHVFEGEGYDTPTDQRYCINSISLKLVPKP, from the coding sequence ATGAAGCCCGTCGTCGGCGCCACTCCCCGCGTGGTGAAATCCGAGCAGGAGTGGCGGGAGCAGCTCGGCCCGGAGGAGTACGCGGTGCTCCGAGAGGCCGGCACCGAACGCCCGTTCACCGGCGAGTACACCGACACCCAGAGCACCGGCGTCTACGAGTGCCGCGCCTGCGGGGCCGAGCTGTTCCGCAGCGACACCAAGTTCGAGAGCCACTGCGGCTGGCCGTCGTTCTACGACCCCGCCGACTCCGACGCGGTCCTGCTCCGCGAGGACCGCACCATGGGCATGGTCCGCATCGAGGTGCTGTGCGCGTCCTGCCACAGCCACCTCGGGCACGTGTTCGAGGGCGAGGGCTACGACACGCCGACCGACCAGCGGTACTGCATCAACTCGATCTCGCTGAAACTGGTGCCCAAGCCGTAA